In a genomic window of Phyllostomus discolor isolate MPI-MPIP mPhyDis1 chromosome 5, mPhyDis1.pri.v3, whole genome shotgun sequence:
- the C5H10orf143 gene encoding uncharacterized protein C10orf143 homolog isoform X3, which translates to MDTLALGRWRRRRLEELQVPGDAKRACRSSDAAAQWRGCPQVPAGARGPCRGGEELEAPPRGRLPTPRPDSSPGPPTAGGHFSHTGNA; encoded by the exons ATGGACACCCTGGCGCTGGGCCGGTGGCGTCGGCGGAGGCTGGAGGAGCTGCAGGTTCCGGGGGACGCG AAGCGGGCCTGCCGGAGCTCGGACGCAGCTGCGCAGTGGCGGGGCTGCCCGCAGGTGCCGGCCGGCGCCCGGGGGCCCTGCCGGGGCGGTGAGGAGCTGGAGGCGCCGCCCCGAGGCCGCCTGCCCACGCCGAGGCCAGACAGCAGCCCGGGGCCACCGACTGCCGGG GGACACTTCAGCCACACCGGGAACGCCTAG
- the C5H10orf143 gene encoding uncharacterized protein C10orf143 homolog isoform X1 codes for MDTLALGRWRRRRLEELQVPGDAKRACRSSDAAAQWRGCPQVPAGARGPCRGGEELEAPPRGRLPTPRPDSSPGPPTAGIPPSGGRSPARPCPRCLAGESVSALTFSRPVSAHLSLNFRSVRRSR; via the exons ATGGACACCCTGGCGCTGGGCCGGTGGCGTCGGCGGAGGCTGGAGGAGCTGCAGGTTCCGGGGGACGCG AAGCGGGCCTGCCGGAGCTCGGACGCAGCTGCGCAGTGGCGGGGCTGCCCGCAGGTGCCGGCCGGCGCCCGGGGGCCCTGCCGGGGCGGTGAGGAGCTGGAGGCGCCGCCCCGAGGCCGCCTGCCCACGCCGAGGCCAGACAGCAGCCCGGGGCCACCGACTGCCGGG ATCCCTCCGAGCGGCGGAAGGAGCCCAGCCCGGCCCTGCCCGAGGTGCCTTGCAGGGGAATCTGTAAGTGCCTTAACCTTCTCGCGCCCCGTAAGCGCACACCTGTCCTTAAATTTTAGATCCGTAAGACGAAGTCGTTAG
- the C5H10orf143 gene encoding uncharacterized protein C10orf143 homolog isoform X2 produces the protein MDTLALGRWRRRRLEELQVPGDAKRACRSSDAAAQWRGCPQVPAGARGPCRGGEELEAPPRGRLPTPRPDSSPGPPTAGIPPSGGRSPARPCPRCLAGESGHFSHTGNA, from the exons ATGGACACCCTGGCGCTGGGCCGGTGGCGTCGGCGGAGGCTGGAGGAGCTGCAGGTTCCGGGGGACGCG AAGCGGGCCTGCCGGAGCTCGGACGCAGCTGCGCAGTGGCGGGGCTGCCCGCAGGTGCCGGCCGGCGCCCGGGGGCCCTGCCGGGGCGGTGAGGAGCTGGAGGCGCCGCCCCGAGGCCGCCTGCCCACGCCGAGGCCAGACAGCAGCCCGGGGCCACCGACTGCCGGG ATCCCTCCGAGCGGCGGAAGGAGCCCAGCCCGGCCCTGCCCGAGGTGCCTTGCAGGGGAATCT GGACACTTCAGCCACACCGGGAACGCCTAG